One Algoriphagus sp. Y33 genomic window, GTGGCTGTAATTATTGATGCTTATCATATGTGTGTAAGCTCTAGAGGAGTGAAGGATACCCAGAGTTCTACGGTTACCTCTTTTTACTCGGGAAAATTTGAGAAAGAAGAGCAATCACGAAATGAATTCATGCAGTATATCAGCATGGACAAGTAACCCCGAAAACTAAAACCAATTCTAAAACCGGTCTGAAAAGCCCGGTTTTTTTTAACCGCAAAGAGCACGGAAAAACCTAGTTCTTTGCCGTAGTGAGTGTCACGCACGACTTATGCTTCGTTGTCCTGCTTCTCCGGAAGCTGGACGGTCCCCTATACATTTTATGCGATCTTTCATCTCATTCTAATTAGATTTCCTAGCCCATTTCCCAAATTATGGGAGATTAAAGCTACTAGAATACTGCCGCTTTTTACAGTGAGCCATCCCCAAATCAAGCCATAAATAAATGACCAAAAAAATGGTTGAAATTTAAATATCACATCAAATTCCTTTGAAAGGAAAAATCCATGTGCCATTCCGAATAATAGTGCTGTGATCCAAACAGATGGATTTAAAATCAAGGAATTACTTTTTAAAACTTTGAGTAATAGCCCCAGCATTATACCACGGTATGCGACTTCCTCGTTGATTCCAGGCATTGAAAATTGAAACAGGAGTGTTTCTATGCTTAACGTTTGTACAGGAGAGAAGAAAGCCACTATGCTATTGATTAACAAAATTGAGCATAGGATGTAAATTCCTTTAGTAAAGAATTTCTTATTCTGGCGCAGCGTTAAAAAGTAATCTGACAAGGGGAATTTTCTGTATAGCGACAAGAAAACTAAAGAACCTAGTATGGCATATAGTTTACCAGACCAATTCCAATCTCCATTGATGATTCTTATTTCAGAGTATACAAATGGCAGATTTAACAAGACTGCATTCAACAGACAGAAGATGACAAATGCTGCTAAAATTTTCAGTGTTTCCATATTTCTATTTCTCAGTGTGAGTAGAATAATTGGAAACACAACTGCCAAGTGGAGTAAGTTTTCTGTTATAACTCTTATCATCGCTCATGTAATACTTTCGCCATACGTTCAAGCTTAAGGAATTCTGCCGGTGCCAAATTAATATTTCCTTCAAGAGGATTTGGAATGAGGAAAATATTTTTGGTTTTTATGCCAAAAGACCACAAGGCGGTCAAATCATCAATAGCCTCGTGTGAAACCTGTGGAAGAATGAAGATTTTTTAAACTGCAAAGCGCACAAACAAAGCTTAAAGAGCGGAAGAGTTCCGCTGTTCTGCTTCTCCGGAAGCAGCTGGAAGATAAAAAATCACCTTCCTGTTTACTCTCCTTTCTTTACCTACACAATGGGGAAATTCATGCTATAATTGTATATAAAGTATTTTTTTGGACTGATTGACTTAAAAGGCCATACCGGGCGGAATGAAAATGTTTATAAATAACAAGATGATTTATCCCAAGAATCTTTTTGGGTAAATTCAGCACGGGGTGATTACCCTTGATACGGGCAGATGTCTATTTAAAATACGGTTAAAAATACCCACAAAAGGAGTTGACGGCAGGTAACCCGTTCCACATACCCCTTAATCAGCTTATCCGTCAAGTAAAAAAATGATTAGGGGTGTGACTTTTTTTAAAATCCGGTTTCTAATTAACCGAAGTCAGATAGTTTTTAATCAAAGCAGAAAATGCCGAGTAAACGATTGGAACAGGTTATTCCATTTTTTTTGGCAGGGATTTTAGCTATATCCTTTCTCAAAAAACTAAGACTGAAAGTGTGAATTACTGATAAAGGTCAAAAACACATGTATTTCAAGTTGTTTGTAAAAATAATCCGGCTCTTTTAGGAGTTTTTGCTCTGCCATATTGACCAACTAATTTAATCCATTATGATAAAAACAGGAAGCTATAAGCTCTATGATGAGTTGTCTCACGAGATCAGAAATTCTCTGAATATTGTCATAGGTAGTTCTGAATTGCTTAAAGACAGTGAGTCTGACGAACAGCAAGATTTGGTCAATATCATTCATAATTCTGCCACACATCTAAAAAACCTTCTGAATAATTATTTGCTCGAACGGAAAGGGGAATATGGGTCTTTGGAAAAGGAAGCGTTATTTGATCTTCATGATCTTCTCAGGGACCTCACTGCCCAATATGCTCTTATCTGTAAGAGGAATGGACTTTCTTTTATTCTGGAAATCGATTCTCTTGTTCCTACCAAGGTAGTTGGGCTGGCGACTAAATTAACCCAAATTCTAAATAACCTGATTTCCAATGCGGTGAAATTCACTGAGTTTGGGTTTGTGAAGCTTTCTGTCTACTTGCAAAAGTCTGTTGAGGGGAAAGCTAAGGTTCACTTTGTAGTCAAAGATTCCGGCTGTGGAATAAGTAGCAACGATCAGAATAAACTGTTTAAGGATTTTGTTCAAATTCCCAACCGGGTAAGCGAGAAGCAGGTCGGCTCTGGGCTTGGTCTTGCGATTACCAGAAAGCTTCTCCATAGTATGGATAGCGAAATCTATTTAAAAAGTAAAAATGGACTGGGATCCGCCTTTTCTTTTAGTCTTGAGTTTGAATTGGTATCCAGTGGCTTGCCAAAACCTGAAATCAGCCAGGTCAACGTTCCCGGAAGGAAAGTTCTTGTGGTCGATGACTACATAGTCAATAGAATAGTCGTCCGTAAGCAATTGGGTAAATTAGGTATATTCTGTGACACCGCTGAGAACTCTAAGCGTGCAATTGCCTTGCTGAATACCAACAGATATCCAATTATTCTGCTGGACGTGAACCTGCCTGATATGGATGGTATTTCCCTAAGTAAAAATCTTAAGAGGGACTATCCCGCCATGAAAATAATATTGGTAACAGGAGAGGAACTGGGAGATTCAGACAGGGAGTTAATACAACTGGGGATCTTTACAGTATTACCAAAGCCATTTACCCTTCATGAACTACGAGAGGCTTTGAATTTTGAACTGTGTCGGGAATATAGCTAAGCTAGTTTTCCAAAATGCTCACCCGGGCATCGATCAGATCTTTGATGGGGACTACAAGCTTACCTTCGTTACGCTGCAGGACAATATTGATATTGTCCATTTTTATGATTTTTCCACGGATATTGTCGAACTCAATGAGTTGCCCTATTTGGAAATTTTTCTTGAAGTAAAATCCAAAAAGTATTCTCTTGACGAGCTCGACAGAACCCAATCCTACCGCCAGCGTGATACAGAGAAGAAGGGCTCCCAGAAGGATAGACAGGTTGTTGGTGATAACGCTCGTATCTATACCGACCAACTCAATGGCGATTAGTACGATAACAAAGAGGATCAAGTAGCCGACAATCGTCGATATCAATTTGGCTCCTGTTAACCCAAAAGAATTGAATACATTGAAAATCAGGTTCTTTGCTGCTCCTGAAATAGTAAACCCTATGAAAATCAGCGAGATGGCTATCACTAGCCTTGGGAGGAAATTAAGAAGCTTCCCAAGTTCTTGTGAGAGCACAGGTAAGCCCAATATCTCAGAGCCCAATACTACAAAAATCAGCAATAAGGCTATTTTGATAAAGGCTAGAATAATGAAGGAGGGATTGATCTTGAATTTCCATGATTCAATTCCCGGAAAGTTCTTTTGAAAAAACTGATCCAGTTTAACGGATTTCAAAATTCTGGTTACCAGCCATATGCTGAATTTGTAAAATAGCCAGGCAAAAAGAAGAAATAGCATAAAGCCCACCAGGCTAGGTAAAAAGACCAACATTTGATGGAATAAATTCTCAAACACTCCATAGCTAGCTTGCATATTCTCTACTAGATCATTCATCTTCTTTGTTGTTTAAATCTTTTGTATTGTCAGGGTTTTTGGACTCCTCCTCATTACTAAATACAGTTTTGAATAATCCGGGATTTTTGACCAAGAACAGATCTGCCAGATCGATCGTGAGATTGATCAGGTTAACGTCCTTCATTACCCTGTTTTTGATAATTTCGGGCAACTGGTCGTGTTCCAGTATTTCTTTAAATGGATTTTTCACTCGCCCAAATTATTGTATTTTTCCAATACTTTCTTTTTAGCCCGATTAATCCTCATCTTGACAGCCGACTCTCCAAGTTGGAGGGATTCGGCTATTTCTTTGACTGAGAATTCATCCTGATACTTCATAAGCAGTATCAGCTTTTCATTGGGATCAATCAGATCAAGCGCAACTTTTAACTTTTCAGCTTTCAAAGCGAAAATCTCACTATCATCAATTTCCTGCTCTTCTATCTCCATCTGTTCATGGAGCGCCTGTTCTTTCTCTTGCTTTACTTTATGCTTTCTGTTGATATGGTTCAGACAGAAGTTGTAGGTGAAACTATACAGCCAGGTGGAAAATGAAGATCTTCCCTCATAGGATTTCAATTTGTAATAAAGCTTAATAAACAGGTCATGGGTCAAATCCTGGGCTTCGGCTTTCATCGGTATGAACCTTAGGCATCTGTTATAGATTTTGTCAGCATATCTGTCATATAAAATTCCATAATATGAAGACTCTCTCGTCTCTACAATCAGCCTCACAAGCGCTTCGTCAGATAAAGAAGAGACCCGCTGTAGCTCTTGTTTATCATGTTCTGGTGAGGCTTTCATTCGATACTATAATCCTTGATTGATTTTAAGACGATTTCAGGTTTACTATGTGTGTTTGACACAGATTTAAAGTAAAAGTCACATTGAGATTACATTCTTGGATGAAAGTCTGTCTTTGTAAGGACCGGCAAAGAGAATTCTGCAGAGCCAACAGCTTGGATTACATGTCTGATAGGTTTGTCTCCCGAAAGATGGTTCTCCCTTCCCAAGGAAGGAAGTCGATGATGTAACTCAAGTGCTCACTTTTTTTGGAAATAAACTCTGTAATTCAACCCTCGGTGAGTTGTTTGGCTCTATTGTCAGAAATATTGTCCCGCCATTCAATTTGTACAGTTCCGTTGTAATAGTTTATAGTGAGTCTATTCACATCCCCTTTCCAAATAAAGGTTTCGTTGGAAAAGGTCTCTGCCGGAGGGCCAAATTTTTTAATGAAATATGTAATGAAGTCTTTGACCCCACTTTCCATATTGGGGATATCGCGCTTATTATAAGTCCATCTGCATTTGTATAAGCTGCCGGACAAATAGGTTAATCTTAAATCATGTGCTTCTTTCCCATTGACAATCCTCAAAGGAAAGCCTTGATAAATCCCCTCCTGAATTCCTACGTCAAAATTTCTTTTTACACTTGCCGCTAGCCATGGATTGTTTTGATAGATTGATTCTGTACCTGTGATTAACTGAAGTTCACTTTCCAAGCTTTCAAGCGTAGATGCAAGTTCAAGTCCATTGATACTTTTTACATCATCTATTTTTTCTTGTGCCAATAGGAACGGGCTGATAAGTAGTAAAAAACAGAGAATGGTGATTTTTATTGGGTGCATCTTGTGAAGAATTATAGGTTTTTAATAATCAGTACTTCAATTTCCTAAAAAGAATCTTTGTTGGTTGCCTTAATTATTTGAAAAATTGCCCAAAATCTAGCTCTAGTGCAAATACTGCTGCAAATATGGATTTGTTTTTAAGGAAATGGCAGGAATTTGTTTGGAAGGTTAATTGAAAATATGATTTTTATGCAAAGATGATATTCTACCCAGCTTTTTACAATGCCTAAATATTTGGCACATTATTGACTTTGACCACCGGCGGACAAAATTGTTCGGTGAATTTGCTTCAATGTATTGGTTTTATGGCAAAATAGCCCAATCTGAGGGGTTTTGAATGGCATGGAAGTAGAAGAAATAATCAATAGCAAAGAATTAAGAATCAATAGACAAAGATATAATAGTACAACCCTTCGCTTGCTCATTATCAGGCAGGTAGGGTAACACCTTAGAACCAAAATACATGAATCAATAAGTACGGACACAAACATCTAAACCCATGAGTCACATCGCCATTCCTATTCCGAGCTTGCCTGGAAAACAAAATATTGATATCCAAGTCATCATCAACAATGAGGTAAAGTCACTACATTATAAAGTAGAACTGTTTTATTGGGATGATTGTCAAAACCCTATGGCCCACAGGGCTGATTGCATCTCTGAAATGCTGGCGAAGCTCGACCCTGCATGGACCGTATATTACATCGGAGCCCCTACAGATAAATTCGTGCCCATCACGTTTGTCAGTGTGGAGAGTAAGAAATGGATGCAGGTCAGGTGATAAATAGCGTAGACAGGAGTCAAAATAAAGTATCAGGTATCAAGATCTTAGAGTCAAGATGGATGGTTTTCAAGTTTGAAATTTGGATAAGTTGAGCTCACTGAAACGGACAGCAAAACCGTCTTCGGAGGATAAAACATGAAATGAAGCCTGCCTCCTAAGCATTGGCAATAGCGACTATAACCTTTCAACTTTCCTGCTTTCTCACTTCGCATCTTCCAATCCCCGGCGGATACCTAATTAAAATCTTTCAATCCCAACTAACCATGTGGCAAAACAATTTCAAAATATCCTTTAGAAACCTCAAAAAGCATAAAACACTTACTGCCATTAACGTGCTTGGAATGGCGGTTGGTCTAGCGGCATGCTTGCTGATTGGTCTGTTTGTTTTTGACGAGCTGTCGTACGATCAGCATGTCAAAGATGGGGAACGGATCTACCGTGTGGCTCTGGAAACGAAAGAATCCAGATGGGCGGGGAGTCCGGGTCCGCTGGCGGAAGGATTGAAAAACGACTTTTCTGAAGTGGAAAATGCTACCCGGATCATGAAGTTTCCCGAACTTGACCAAATGCTCTTGAAAAGCGAAAGCAATGGTGAGGTGATGCAGTTTTATGAATCAAAAGGTTATTATGTAGATTCTACCTTCTTTCAGGTGTTCGACTACGAATTTCTAACGGGGCTGCCTTCCAATGCCCTGAAAGCTCCCAATTCTGTGATTCTCTCCGCTTCGCTTGCCAAAAAGTTCTTCGGTAAAGCTGATCCCATGAACCGGCCCCTTACCATTGGCTTGCCTTTCGGTGACTTTGATTATACTATCACGGGCGTATTTGAAGATGCAGGGCTAAAATCCCATATAGATGCCAATTTTTTCCTGTCCATGGAAAACAATGACATTGGAAATGCAGTGAAAGGAATGACCAATTGGGCGACTAATAACATTTTCTATACCTATGTGAAGCTTCTTCCCGAGACTGATGTCGAGGCGTTTGAGAAGAGACTGATTCCGTTTTTTGACCGTCATGGCGCAGAGGATTTGATAGCTATGGGAAGCTTTAGCAAAAGTCTTTTCCTTCAGCCCTTGGCAGAAATTTACCTGAAATCCGGTATGGAATATGAGTTGGGGGCCACTGGAAGCAAGATGACACTGTATGTTTTTGGCTCTGTGGCCATATTTATTCTGTTGATTGCCTGCATCAATTTTATGAATTTGGCGACTGCGAGATCTGAAAAGCGGTCGAAGGAAGTTGGGATCAGGAAACTATTGGGAGCAAATAAAAGTGGGTTGGTAAGACAGTTTTTGGGTGAATCCTTGATAGTTTCCATGCTTGGACTGATAATGGCTTTTCTACTTGCTTCGCTTTTAATGCCGTATTTCAATCAATTGACCGGTAAAGATTTGGAGTTGTACCAACGGACTTTTCCTCTACTGGCGATTTTCATCCTAGCCATTGCGGCTGGTTTGGTAGCAGGAATCTACCCGGCATTTTTTCTGTCAGCTTTTGCACCAAGCACTGTACTGAAAGGGAAATTTAAAGGTAGATTGTCGGGTTTTTCACTCCGGCAAGTCTTGGTGATTTTTCAGTTTGCTATTTCGGCATGTCTGATCTTGATGGTTTTTGTGATCAAGAACCAACTGGACTTTGTCCAAAATCAGGATTTGGGATTCAGAAAAGACCAACAATTGATTCTCCCGCTCAAAAGTGAAAATGCTGTATCCAAATATGATGTGCTGAAAACCAATCTGATGCAGAATCCAAATGTAAAATCAGTGACGCTAACCTCAACTTATCCGGGAATAGAAAGCATAGAGGATATGATGTACTATGCAGATGGCAAAACTGTGGAGGATGTAGTGAACATAACCAATGCCTATGTCGGTGATGATTTCGTAGAGACACTTGGGTTTCAGATGCTGGAAGGAAGGACATTTACTAAGGAATACACCTCAGAATATCCCATGATGATTTTGAATGAATCAGCCATTAAATCTCTAGGCTATGAAGTAGCTGATGCTGTAGGAAAGAAGGTTCACTTTGAATGGAGCGGGAAGTTGAATACGCTGGAGATTGTAGGAGTGGTGAAGGATTTTAATTACCAAAGTCTTCATACGAAGATTAATCCGTACGCTTTTATTAAGGAAAATCGGGGAGGATATTTGATCGCTAATTTCGAAGGAAGTGGCACAAACGAAGTTATGGCAAGTGCAGAAACCAGTTGGAATAAACTCAATATTTCAGATCCTTTTGTCTATTCGTTTTTGGATCAGGACTTTCAGCGTAATTATGAGAAGGAAGAGCGTGTGGCGAACATTATTATAGGATCTGCCTTACTGGCGATCTTTATTGCATGCCTAGGTCTGTATGGGCTGACGGCCTTTATGACCGAGCAACGAACTAAGGAAATTGGCATTCGCAAGACGATGGGTGCGACCGATTGGAGTATTGTCGCTTTGCTTTCGAAGGATTTCGGCAAGACCGTTTTATTGGCAATTCTGATCTCTGTGCCAATAAGTTTATACCTGTCAAATGCTTGGCTGGAAAATTTTGCCTTTAAGATCGAACTGCAATGGTGGTATTTTGCAGTCACCGGCTTAGTAGCGCTGATGATAGCGATGATCACTGTGAGCTTCCAGTCGGTCCGGACGGCACTGATGAATCCGGTGGAAAGTCTGAAAAGTGAATGAGGGATAGTAAAGTAGCAAGTATCAGGTAGCAAGTATCAAGAGCCAAGAATCAAGATGCTAGATTTTCAAGACAACTTGGAAGTAGAGAAGCTGACAACAAAACTGTGTGCTGTAAGTGAGATAGTAGTTCCAATAATGAATGTCGAATTTCGAATGCTGAATATCGAATAGCTAAGGCTGAAGTCTAGAACCAAGAGTCTAGTGACTAG contains:
- a CDS encoding CPBP family intramembrane glutamic endopeptidase, with product METLKILAAFVIFCLLNAVLLNLPFVYSEIRIINGDWNWSGKLYAILGSLVFLSLYRKFPLSDYFLTLRQNKKFFTKGIYILCSILLINSIVAFFSPVQTLSIETLLFQFSMPGINEEVAYRGIMLGLLLKVLKSNSLILNPSVWITALLFGMAHGFFLSKEFDVIFKFQPFFWSFIYGLIWGWLTVKSGSILVALISHNLGNGLGNLIRMR
- a CDS encoding response regulator, with product MIKTGSYKLYDELSHEIRNSLNIVIGSSELLKDSESDEQQDLVNIIHNSATHLKNLLNNYLLERKGEYGSLEKEALFDLHDLLRDLTAQYALICKRNGLSFILEIDSLVPTKVVGLATKLTQILNNLISNAVKFTEFGFVKLSVYLQKSVEGKAKVHFVVKDSGCGISSNDQNKLFKDFVQIPNRVSEKQVGSGLGLAITRKLLHSMDSEIYLKSKNGLGSAFSFSLEFELVSSGLPKPEISQVNVPGRKVLVVDDYIVNRIVVRKQLGKLGIFCDTAENSKRAIALLNTNRYPIILLDVNLPDMDGISLSKNLKRDYPAMKIILVTGEELGDSDRELIQLGIFTVLPKPFTLHELREALNFELCREYS
- a CDS encoding mechanosensitive ion channel domain-containing protein → MNDLVENMQASYGVFENLFHQMLVFLPSLVGFMLFLLFAWLFYKFSIWLVTRILKSVKLDQFFQKNFPGIESWKFKINPSFIILAFIKIALLLIFVVLGSEILGLPVLSQELGKLLNFLPRLVIAISLIFIGFTISGAAKNLIFNVFNSFGLTGAKLISTIVGYLILFVIVLIAIELVGIDTSVITNNLSILLGALLLCITLAVGLGSVELVKRILFGFYFKKNFQIGQLIEFDNIRGKIIKMDNINIVLQRNEGKLVVPIKDLIDARVSILEN
- a CDS encoding RNA polymerase sigma factor, which translates into the protein MKASPEHDKQELQRVSSLSDEALVRLIVETRESSYYGILYDRYADKIYNRCLRFIPMKAEAQDLTHDLFIKLYYKLKSYEGRSSFSTWLYSFTYNFCLNHINRKHKVKQEKEQALHEQMEIEEQEIDDSEIFALKAEKLKVALDLIDPNEKLILLMKYQDEFSVKEIAESLQLGESAVKMRINRAKKKVLEKYNNLGE
- a CDS encoding ABC transporter permease, producing MWQNNFKISFRNLKKHKTLTAINVLGMAVGLAACLLIGLFVFDELSYDQHVKDGERIYRVALETKESRWAGSPGPLAEGLKNDFSEVENATRIMKFPELDQMLLKSESNGEVMQFYESKGYYVDSTFFQVFDYEFLTGLPSNALKAPNSVILSASLAKKFFGKADPMNRPLTIGLPFGDFDYTITGVFEDAGLKSHIDANFFLSMENNDIGNAVKGMTNWATNNIFYTYVKLLPETDVEAFEKRLIPFFDRHGAEDLIAMGSFSKSLFLQPLAEIYLKSGMEYELGATGSKMTLYVFGSVAIFILLIACINFMNLATARSEKRSKEVGIRKLLGANKSGLVRQFLGESLIVSMLGLIMAFLLASLLMPYFNQLTGKDLELYQRTFPLLAIFILAIAAGLVAGIYPAFFLSAFAPSTVLKGKFKGRLSGFSLRQVLVIFQFAISACLILMVFVIKNQLDFVQNQDLGFRKDQQLILPLKSENAVSKYDVLKTNLMQNPNVKSVTLTSTYPGIESIEDMMYYADGKTVEDVVNITNAYVGDDFVETLGFQMLEGRTFTKEYTSEYPMMILNESAIKSLGYEVADAVGKKVHFEWSGKLNTLEIVGVVKDFNYQSLHTKINPYAFIKENRGGYLIANFEGSGTNEVMASAETSWNKLNISDPFVYSFLDQDFQRNYEKEERVANIIIGSALLAIFIACLGLYGLTAFMTEQRTKEIGIRKTMGATDWSIVALLSKDFGKTVLLAILISVPISLYLSNAWLENFAFKIELQWWYFAVTGLVALMIAMITVSFQSVRTALMNPVESLKSE